From Acidobacteriota bacterium:
CGGCGGATGGACGTCTGCGTCTCGCCCCGCAGCGAGGCCTGGATCTCGGGACGGAAGAGGTGGTTCTCCATGTCCCGGGGCTCCTTCTCCGAGTCGGCCAGAACGGCGCCGTCCGGACCGATGACGGTGATGCGGGCCCCGGTCTTGCGGCCGAGGTCGGTGATGAGGGCCTCGAGATCGCCCGTCGCCGCCCCGGTCACGTGCGGCAGGACCTGGCCCTCGAGCAGGTAGGCCATGTGTTTCAGGTCGGCGGCCCGCTCCTGGTTGTGGTGCGTCTGCAGGAGCGGCGGCGCGACGATCAGAACGGCCGCGGCCAGGAGGACGATGACGGCCGCGTACCCCAGGAAGAAACGCAGGAACAGTGTCTTTTTCATTCTTCGAGCTTATACCCCACGCCGCGGATGTTCTTGACGAGCGGAGCCGCCGGGCCCAGCTTCTCCCGCAGGTTGCGGATGTGGACGTCGACGGTCCGGTCGATGACGGCCTTTTCGTTGCCCCAGAGATGGTCGAGGACCTGGTCACGGCTGAAGACCCGCCCCGGGCGGGAGGCCAGGAGCTGGAGGATCTTGAACTCCGTCGCCGTCAAGTCGACCCTCTCCCCGCCGACCGTGACCGTGAACTTCTCGAGATCGATGACCAGCGGGCCGATCACGATCCGGGGGCCGGCCTCCCCGGCCGGCGGCCGCCGCAGGACGGCATGGATGCGGGCCACCAGCTCCTTGACCGAGAACGGCTTGGTCACGTAATCGTCGGCCCCGAGCTCGAGGCCGACGACCTTGTCCGCTTCGTCGCCGCGGGCCGTCAGCATGATGACCGGGATGCAGGCCAGGTCGGGCGACCGCCTGATCTGCCGGCAGACCTCGAGCCCGTCCGTGCCGGGGAGCATCAGGTCGAGCAGGATGAGGCCGGGCCTCTCGCGGGCCAGGTAGCGGAAAAGTCCCTCCGGCTCCAGGAAGCCCTCGAAGCGATAGCCCGCCTTCTGGAGGCTGACCCTCAGGAGCTCGAGGATGTCGGCCTCGTCGTCGAGGGCGGCGATCACCGGGGCCACGGCGTCTCCGGCCCGAATCTCATGATGCGCTATTATAGACAAATCCTCCGCTTTTGCCACGGATTTTATCATTTCTTAACACAATCCTGGTGGAATGGGGGCGAAGGGAAAGCGCCCATGACCACCCTGCTCGCGGCCGCCGTCCTGGCCCTCTCGGGGGCCCTGGCCGGCCGGTCCTTCTCCGGCATCGTCAAGGCCTATCGCCTCCGGGCCGGCGTTCCCTGGCTCGCTTCGCTCATCTTCGCCGCTGCGGCCGCCGCCGCCGTTCTCGCCCTGCACGCGCTCCTTCCGGGCTGACCTGCGGCCCGCCCCCCTTCCGGCGCGTTGCGCCCGGCGCCCCGCCGGCCTATAATGAAAGAAAAGCGCGGGGAGGGACATACCATGAGACTCATCCTGACCGTTGGCTTCCTCCTTCTCGGCCTGGCCGGACTGGGCGCCGCGCCGCCGAAGTTCGAGAAGGACGTCATCCCGACGTCGGCGGGCGCCCTCGAGATCACCTTCCTGGGCCACGCCTCGCTCGTCATGACCTTCGGCGGCAAGGTCATCCAGGTCGACCCCTACGGCGACGTCGCCGATTACGGGACGCTGCCCAAGGCCGATCTCGTCCTGGTGACCCACGAGCATTTCGACCATCTCGATCCCAAGGCCCTCAAGGCCACCCTCAAGCCCGGCACCGTCGTCGTCGCCTCCAGGGCCTGCGCCTCCGCGCTTCCCGGCGCCGTCATCATGGCCAACGGGGACCGCGGGACGGAGCTCGGCCTGGCCATCGAGGCCGTCCCGGCCTACAACATCGTCCACAAGCGGCCGGGCGGCGGGCCTTTCCACCCCAAGGGCGCCGGCAACGGCTACATCGTGACGTTCGGCGACAAGAGGATCTACATCGCCGGCGACACGGAGAACACGCCGGCGATGAAGGCCCTGCGCGGCATCGACGTCGCCTTCCTGCCCATGAACCTGCCCTACACGATGTCCCCCGACCAGGCCGCCGACGCGGCCCGGGCCTTCCGGCCCCGGGTCCTTTATCCCTACCATTACGGGGACACGGACACGTCCGCGCTGGTCAGGCTGCTGCAGGGGGAAAAGGATATCGAGGTCCGGATCCGCAGGATGCGCTGACCGGGGTCATCCCCCGCCCGAACAGCTCTTGAGGGCGGCGGCCCGGCCGGCCTCGTCGACGTGGTGCTTGATGGTCTTGCCCCGGACCATGTAGATGACGTCCTCGCCGATGTTCGTCGCGTGGTCGGCGATGCGCTCGAGGTGCCTCCCGACGAGGATCAGGTCGACGGCCCGCGAGATCGTCCCGTTGTCCTCCATCATGTAGGTCAGCAGCTCCCGGAAAACCTGGTCGTTGAGCTGGTCCACCTGGTCGTCCCGCTCGCAGACGTTCCGGGCCAGCTTGTCGTCGAGGTTGACGAAGGCGTTGATCGCGTCCCGGACCATGTCCTGGGCCATCTGGGCCATCCGGGGGATGTCGATCAGCGGCTTGAGCTGGGGGGCTTTCAGCAGGTCGATCGTCCGCTCGGCGATGTTCACGGCCAGGTCGCCGATGCGCTCGACGTCGTTGCTGATCTTCATGGCCGAGGTGATGAAGCGCAGGTCGGTGGCCATGGGCTGGCGCAGGGCCAGCAGGCGCATGCACATCTCGTCGACCTCGACGTCGAGGAGGTTGATGGCCTCCTCCCGCTCGAGGACCTGGCAGGCCAGCGCCTCTTGGCGGTCCTTGAGCCCGCGGATGGCCAGGGCGATCTGCTCCTCGGCCCGCGAGGCCATCTCGAGGAGCTTTTCCTTGAGCGTCTTGAGCTCTTCGTCGAACGGTCTCTCGATCCTGGACATGATGCCTCCTCCGGCCGCCGGGAGCCGGCTCAGCCGAACCGCCCCGTGATGTAGTCCTCGGTCAGCTTGTTGGCGGGCGCGGTGAAGATCTTCCCGGTCCGGTCGAACTCGACCAGCTCCCCGAGCATCATGAAGGCCGTGTAGTCGGACACGCGGGCCGCCTGCTGCATGTTGTGGGTCACGATAACGACAGTGTAGCGTGTCTTGAGCTTCTCAATCAAGTCCTCGACCTTGGCCGTGGCGATGGGATCGATGGCCGAGCAGGGCTCGTCGAAGAGGATGACCTCGGGCTCGACGGCCAGCGACCGGGCGATGCAGAGGCGCTGCTGCTGCCCGCCCGAGAGGGCGAAGGCGTTCTCGCCGAGCCGGTCCTTGACCTCGTCCCAGAGGGCGGCGCCCCGCAGGCTTCGTTCGACGATCTCATCGAGACGGCGCCGGTCGCGCAGGCCATTGATGCGCAGGCCGTAGGCGACATTGTCGAAGATCGACTTGGGGAAGGGGTTGGGCTTCTGGAAGACCATGCCGACCCGGCGGCGGAGCTCGACGACGTCGACCTCGGGGGCGTGGATGTCCCGGCCGTCGAGGAGGATCCGCCCTTCTATCCGGCACCCGGGGATGACGTCGTTCATGCGGTTGAGGGTCCGGATGAAGGTCGACTTGCCGCATCCGGAGGGGCCGATGATGGCCGTGACCCGGCGGTCGTGGCAGTCGATGGTGACGTTCTTGAGGGCCCGGGTCGGGCCGTAATAGAAGTCGAGATTCTCCGCCCGGATCTTGGCGGCGGGCTCTGCGCCAGTCATCGCTGTTTCCTTCTCAGCCGGTAGCGGACGACGATGGCCGTCATGTTCATCCCCAGGACGAAGACGATCAGCACCAGGGCGGTCCCGTAGGCCAGGGGCCGGACCTGGAGGATGGCATGGTGCTGGGTGGCCATGATGTAGAGGTGGTACGGCAGGGCCATGAACTGGTCGCCGAGGGACTTCGGCAGGAACGGCAGGTAGAAGGCCGCCCCGGTGAACAGGATCGGGGCCGTCTCCCCCGCCGCCCGGGCCAGGCCCAGGACCGTCCCGGTCAGCATGCCGGGAACGGCGTAGGGCAGGACATTGGTCCGGATCGTCTGCCACTTGGTCGCCCCCAGGGCCAGGGCGCCCTCGCGGTAGGAATCGGGGATGGTCTTGAGGGCCTCCTCGCTGGCCGTGATCGTCCAGGGCAGGGTCATGAGCCCCAGGGTCAGCCCGGCCGAGAGGACCGACGTCCCCAGGCGCATG
This genomic window contains:
- a CDS encoding response regulator transcription factor — translated: MAPVIAALDDEADILELLRVSLQKAGYRFEGFLEPEGLFRYLARERPGLILLDLMLPGTDGLEVCRQIRRSPDLACIPVIMLTARGDEADKVVGLELGADDYVTKPFSVKELVARIHAVLRRPPAGEAGPRIVIGPLVIDLEKFTVTVGGERVDLTATEFKILQLLASRPGRVFSRDQVLDHLWGNEKAVIDRTVDVHIRNLREKLGPAAPLVKNIRGVGYKLEE
- a CDS encoding MBL fold metallo-hydrolase → MRLILTVGFLLLGLAGLGAAPPKFEKDVIPTSAGALEITFLGHASLVMTFGGKVIQVDPYGDVADYGTLPKADLVLVTHEHFDHLDPKALKATLKPGTVVVASRACASALPGAVIMANGDRGTELGLAIEAVPAYNIVHKRPGGGPFHPKGAGNGYIVTFGDKRIYIAGDTENTPAMKALRGIDVAFLPMNLPYTMSPDQAADAARAFRPRVLYPYHYGDTDTSALVRLLQGEKDIEVRIRRMR
- the phoU gene encoding phosphate signaling complex protein PhoU — encoded protein: MSRIERPFDEELKTLKEKLLEMASRAEEQIALAIRGLKDRQEALACQVLEREEAINLLDVEVDEMCMRLLALRQPMATDLRFITSAMKISNDVERIGDLAVNIAERTIDLLKAPQLKPLIDIPRMAQMAQDMVRDAINAFVNLDDKLARNVCERDDQVDQLNDQVFRELLTYMMEDNGTISRAVDLILVGRHLERIADHATNIGEDVIYMVRGKTIKHHVDEAGRAAALKSCSGGG
- the pstB gene encoding phosphate ABC transporter ATP-binding protein PstB encodes the protein MTGAEPAAKIRAENLDFYYGPTRALKNVTIDCHDRRVTAIIGPSGCGKSTFIRTLNRMNDVIPGCRIEGRILLDGRDIHAPEVDVVELRRRVGMVFQKPNPFPKSIFDNVAYGLRINGLRDRRRLDEIVERSLRGAALWDEVKDRLGENAFALSGGQQQRLCIARSLAVEPEVILFDEPCSAIDPIATAKVEDLIEKLKTRYTVVIVTHNMQQAARVSDYTAFMMLGELVEFDRTGKIFTAPANKLTEDYITGRFG
- the pstA gene encoding phosphate ABC transporter permease PstA; this encodes MKRAARKNVIQALGFLALRLSMALVLAVLILFLYDIGSKGGGAISWEFLSQAPRKGMTQGGIFPAIFGTFLVTVITALLAVPLGMSSAIYLNEYARQTRLTRLIRLSIRNLSGVPSIVYGLFGVILFVNVMRLGTSVLSAGLTLGLMTLPWTITASEEALKTIPDSYREGALALGATKWQTIRTNVLPYAVPGMLTGTVLGLARAAGETAPILFTGAAFYLPFLPKSLGDQFMALPYHLYIMATQHHAILQVRPLAYGTALVLIVFVLGMNMTAIVVRYRLRRKQR